One region of Mucilaginibacter sp. 14171R-50 genomic DNA includes:
- a CDS encoding lysylphosphatidylglycerol synthase transmembrane domain-containing protein, whose amino-acid sequence MKNLAQAEEDEAQELVAPKTWKQRLWSITKVVLKFAVTSVLLYFVFRKVNFQDVKYRLLHANYWWMFAALLSFFASMVLSSWRLSSFFKSIRLKLDPRFNFRLYLLGLFYNFLLPGGIGGDGYKIYLLNKNYKLPAKKVFWAIMFDRLSGLWAIGLIIVALIFLIPQIDIHIGIPLSIFVVASGIYYFVAYKFFREYTLYFWQAHVKAIGVQSLQLLAIVFIMIGQDFDGKYSPYLLSFLISALATIVPISVGGAGIRETVFTWLTKFFPMEKSLAVFLPGTFYIISLLVALLGIYYVIRPSRLSDGLPKAEDNFETGDN is encoded by the coding sequence ATGAAAAATTTAGCCCAAGCCGAAGAGGACGAAGCACAGGAACTGGTTGCCCCCAAAACCTGGAAACAGCGCTTATGGAGCATCACCAAAGTGGTGCTTAAATTTGCGGTTACCTCGGTGCTGTTGTACTTCGTGTTCCGTAAAGTAAATTTTCAGGACGTTAAGTACAGGCTGCTGCATGCCAATTACTGGTGGATGTTTGCCGCGCTGTTAAGCTTTTTCGCCTCCATGGTGTTATCATCATGGCGCTTGTCCAGCTTCTTCAAATCTATAAGGCTTAAGCTCGACCCCAGGTTCAACTTCAGGTTATATCTATTGGGTTTATTTTATAATTTCCTGCTACCCGGCGGTATCGGCGGCGACGGATACAAAATATACCTGCTTAATAAAAACTACAAGCTGCCGGCCAAAAAAGTGTTTTGGGCTATTATGTTCGATAGGTTAAGCGGCCTTTGGGCAATAGGTTTAATTATTGTTGCGCTGATATTTTTGATCCCGCAGATAGATATCCATATCGGTATACCTTTAAGCATTTTTGTAGTAGCATCGGGCATATATTATTTTGTGGCTTATAAATTTTTCAGGGAGTACACGCTCTATTTTTGGCAGGCGCACGTAAAAGCTATAGGTGTGCAAAGCCTGCAATTGTTGGCCATTGTTTTTATTATGATAGGCCAGGATTTTGATGGCAAGTATTCGCCCTACCTGCTTTCGTTCCTGATATCGGCCCTGGCTACTATTGTGCCCATAAGTGTTGGCGGCGCGGGCATACGCGAAACCGTATTTACCTGGCTCACCAAATTTTTCCCGATGGAAAAAAGCCTGGCGGTATTTTTACCCGGCACATTTTATATCATATCATTACTGGTGGCCTTGTTGGGTATATACTACGTTATCAGACCAAGCCGGTTGTCTGATGGTTTACCTAAGGCAGAAGATAATTTTGAAACTGGCGACAATTAG
- a CDS encoding carbon-nitrogen hydrolase, producing MGKVNVGIVQMSCTANKQENLDKAIVKVREAAAKGAQIVCLQELFTSLYFCDVEDYDNFKLAEPIPGPSTDALSAVAGELGVVIIASLFEKRAQGVYHNTTAVLDSDGSYLGKYRKMHIPDDPGFYEKFYFTPGDLGYKVFKTKFATIGVLICWDQWYPEAARITALMGAEILFYPTAIGWATTQDKATNIKQYNAWQTIQRGHAVANGVHVVSVNRTGDEAGVKFWGGSFFADPFGEILHQTTVDQEEVIVKELDLNQSDYYRSHWPFLRDRRIDSYQPITKRLLDND from the coding sequence ATGGGCAAGGTAAATGTTGGTATAGTGCAAATGAGCTGCACGGCAAATAAGCAGGAAAATCTGGATAAGGCCATTGTAAAAGTTAGGGAAGCTGCCGCTAAAGGTGCGCAGATTGTTTGCCTGCAAGAGCTTTTTACATCGTTGTATTTTTGCGATGTAGAGGATTACGACAACTTTAAACTGGCCGAACCTATCCCCGGCCCTTCAACCGATGCTTTATCGGCTGTAGCAGGTGAGCTGGGCGTGGTTATCATAGCCTCGTTATTTGAAAAACGCGCACAGGGTGTGTACCATAACACTACCGCGGTGTTAGATTCCGATGGAAGTTACCTGGGCAAGTACCGTAAAATGCATATACCCGACGACCCGGGCTTTTATGAGAAGTTTTACTTTACCCCCGGCGACCTGGGTTACAAGGTTTTCAAAACCAAATTCGCTACCATAGGCGTATTAATTTGCTGGGACCAGTGGTACCCCGAAGCTGCACGTATCACCGCCTTGATGGGCGCCGAGATATTGTTTTACCCTACCGCTATTGGCTGGGCCACTACGCAGGACAAAGCAACCAACATTAAACAATACAACGCCTGGCAAACCATACAGCGCGGGCACGCGGTTGCCAATGGCGTACACGTGGTAAGCGTAAACCGTACGGGCGATGAAGCTGGTGTAAAATTCTGGGGAGGGTCATTCTTTGCTGATCCGTTTGGCGAGATATTGCACCAAACCACCGTTGACCAGGAAGAGGTAATTGTTAAAGAGCTTGACCTGAACCAATCTGATTATTACCGCAGTCACTGGCCGTTTTTGCGCGATAGGAGGATAGATTCTTATCAACCTATTACGAAGAGACTTTTAGATAATGATTAA